A part of Desulfuribacillus alkaliarsenatis genomic DNA contains:
- a CDS encoding DUF4276 family protein, whose translation MNQSNSTRSNNQDSLIRINMVVEGQTEETFVRDVLAPHLRTFGLKVRVRMVETGRRGRKIFRGGLVSYEKLKLDLENWMERDTDAWFTTMIDLYGLPKGFPGLNTLTNTQTENEQYVDILNSSDKSDNNTDPYEIVRYIEDAVAKDMNHPQFIPYIQLHEFEALILTEPLKFSSYFFKKETAIDKLNRMAKTFKTPEHINNGFETAPSKRIINLIPEYRYNKKTAGPIIADEIGLAAIRNACIHFNQWLTQLESIK comes from the coding sequence ATGAATCAAAGCAATTCAACCAGAAGCAATAACCAAGATAGTTTAATTAGAATAAACATGGTCGTCGAAGGACAGACAGAGGAAACCTTTGTACGCGATGTACTTGCTCCGCATTTACGAACATTCGGATTAAAGGTGCGGGTTCGCATGGTGGAAACAGGTAGGCGTGGACGTAAGATTTTTCGCGGCGGGTTAGTCAGCTACGAAAAGCTTAAGCTTGATTTAGAAAACTGGATGGAACGTGATACTGATGCTTGGTTTACAACAATGATAGATTTGTATGGACTACCAAAAGGGTTTCCAGGACTAAATACATTAACTAATACTCAGACAGAAAATGAGCAATATGTAGATATTCTTAATTCATCCGATAAATCTGACAATAATACAGACCCTTATGAAATTGTACGTTATATTGAGGACGCTGTCGCCAAAGATATGAATCATCCACAGTTTATTCCTTATATTCAGCTACATGAATTTGAAGCTCTTATACTTACAGAACCACTTAAATTTAGTAGCTATTTTTTCAAAAAAGAAACAGCCATAGACAAACTTAATAGAATGGCTAAAACCTTTAAGACCCCAGAACATATAAATAACGGCTTTGAAACTGCTCCATCAAAGCGAATTATTAATCTGATTCCTGAGTACCGCTACAACAAAAAAACAGCTGGACCCATCATCGCTGATGAAATAGGCCTAGCTGCTATTCGTAATGCCTGTATACATTTTAATCAATGGCTAACTCAATTAGAGTCTATCAAATAA